Genomic DNA from Paenibacillus sp. MBLB1832:
CGCTTGCGTTGTAAGCTTGAGCTGATTCAAGTGAAACACGAAATGATCCACGCCATGGCTAGCAAGCCACATTACGTAGTTGGTGAACGATTCGGGCGAAACGCCCCACCCGCTGCCGCCCATAGCCTCCACGAGCGAGCCTTCTCTGCCTTGCTGCATCGCAATGGAATGTGCAATGCGCGGATAGAAGTTGTTGCCAGGGTAACGCTCCAACGCATCAATGGCTGGCGTTTCAACGCAGCGCAACACCTGAAATGCAGAACCGCTATAGGATAGCTGAAAGAACGGACTTTCCTCCGCTTTCAGATGGGCTGTAAATTTCTTGCCATGCTTCTTGCACCAATCGGCGACAGGCTGATAGAAGTTCGAGACAAGCACGTCCGTCAACATCTCCCAATACCTAACACGAAATTTCTCATCCCCTTCGCCTGTTGTAAACAGCAGCGGCAATTGCGGAAGCAGCGCTTCGCCATATTTCGCTTCATATTGCGTAGGGAAACGATCGTCCCAAGGGACCGCGCCTGTTTTGACCGTGATGCCATGGCCATCAAGAAAAGCGACTTCATCCGCGAAGAAGCCTGTTACATAATCAAAAGCTTCTGGACGCAAACCTTTCCGATAACCTTCATGCGTAATTTCGATGAACGTAGCTGTAGCGAGTGGATCTAACGAGGAGACAGCCGATTTCTCTCCGAACACCAGCCCTCCACCCTCATCAAAATTCCAATTAACGAACTTACACGTAGAGTCTGGCAATCTCTTAATCACTTCACCGCTAGCAGTTCCTGAAGGCCAGCCATTCTCATCATAAAGCCAGAAGATCATTCCCGTCTGTTTAGCATACATTATCAAATCCGAGAGGATGTGAAGATAAGCCTCACTCATATAAACAGGTTCATTCGGATAAAACCGAGGATGAAAAATAACCCCATCCAGCCCTGCTACTCGAAGCTCATCCAGTTGCGCTTTCAGCTGCTCCAAGTTCAACGCATCGTTGATGGACCAAAAACTAAGAAAAGACAATTTGTTTCTCACTTTTATTACACCCTTTTCCCCAAATGAGCGTCGATTTCGTATTCCATTACATGATGATCATAAGGACATCAGGCTAGCTTCTCAATATACACTTTTTCGCCGGATAGCTTTATTAGATAACATGTCTTCACTGAAGGAGCTTCGATGAATTGAAGCTAAAACAGCCCTGCTCGCATTCACTGCGGCAGGGCTGTTGTGTTATACCTTTTTCCTTAATTAAACTGTTTTAAAACAATAGGTTCATGGTTATAGCGCCTTTCCTCAATGCGTTGTTCACGATGCGCTTCACGCCATGAACGTATGCAAAGAAGAACAATCCCCATAAAAAGTACAAAACCAAGTACTTTCCACCACACACTCTCTTTAACGGAAGGATTCGTTCCCGCAATCAGTATAACCACAGGGATGAACCAGATGACATTTTCCATATATACACGAATTAATTTCTGTTTTAACAAGCTGCTCGACCCCTATTTATCGATGAAATGGTTGTACGTTCTCACGTTCTGTATACCGTTCGAAACGCCATTTCACTTTAAGACCGTCATCGACGGTCGAAGAATCGTCCAATTTATGGAAGTCAGCCAATTCCGCTATACCGTTGTATTCGGCGTATCCACGACATCAGGATCCACGGTATTCGTGCTGCCATTCAGTACATTCTGCAAACTGCCAAAGCTATCCCCCGGTGAAAATGAGTTGGCTCCCGCGAAGATTTTGGAGCTGCTCGTTAGGCTAATAACAAAGGTATCGCCGATCTGGACGTTCGAGCCCTGAGTGACGTTGAGGATTTTGAGTCCACCATTTATGATTGCTGGCATGCTCCAGACACTTCCTTTCAACTCTAGACCATTGTATGTGCTGGGGTGCCTATTGGTCACTTGGACAAAAGAAAGTGACCCACTTCTAGGTTGGTCTCCTTAGTGGGTCACTTCTATTTCGTACTAATCGAAATCGTACCTTTCCTCTTTCCATGGATCGCCGTACATATGATACCCGTTTCGCTCCCAAAACCCTGGCTTATCCTTCGCCATGAACTCAATGCCTCGCAGCCATTTAGCGCTTTTCCAGAAGTAAAGATGCGGTACCACCATCCGTACCGGTGCACCGTGGTCCGGTGTCAGCAGCACGCCATTATGCCGGATACCGAGGAAGGACGTCTCCAACAAGAAGTCCGCCAGCGGCAAATTCGTCGTCCAGCCATGCTCGGCATGCAGCATCACATGTGTCACTTCCGGTTTCAGCTTCACGAGTTG
This window encodes:
- a CDS encoding spore germination protein, translating into MPAIINGGLKILNVTQGSNVQIGDTFVISLTSSSKIFAGANSFSPGDSFGSLQNVLNGSTNTVDPDVVDTPNTTV
- a CDS encoding sulfite oxidase-like oxidoreductase is translated as MQFGQKGPRDPNDRVPPGQTLTQGWPVLHYGSVPYYNDMSKWDLRLFGLVEEEVTLSYKAFMALPRKEFTNDIHCVTTWSKLDNVWEGIAVSELMQLVKLKPEVTHVMLHAEHGWTTNLPLADFLLETSFLGIRHNGVLLTPDHGAPVRMVVPHLYFWKSAKWLRGIEFMAKDKPGFWERNGYHMYGDPWKEERYDFD